AGAGACGGAGATGGAGGCGGCGTCGGAGGCACTCATACGGCAGTGATGCCCCGGACGCGCCGTGCGACGAGGCGGGTCCTGCGGGCCGGGCCGCCCCGCCCCGCAGGCGGCAGGCGCGGCTCCGGAAGCGACCGCTCCCGACCCGCCGGGCCCCCGGCCGCACCCCCGTCGGCGGGCCACCGGCCGGAAAGCCGCGTGATCCGCCGGACAGTGCCTGCCGAGCCCGTCAGGCGGAGGGCTGCCGCAGGCGGTCCGCGGCGGTCCGCAGATCCGTCAGCCACCGGTGGTAGTTCCCGAACGTCTCGACGAAGTACTCCAGCTTGCCGATCCACTCCTCCTTGCTGTTCCCGTGCTTGCTGAGCACGGTCTGCAACGCCACCCGCGTGACACCGGAGAGGCGGACGGCCGAGTTGGTGAGTTCGTACAGCTGGGCGGCGTCCCCGGCGATGAGGATCCCGCCCGCGCCGGCGGCCACCTTCCCCTGGGCCTCGGTGACCGCGTTCTGCACGTCCTTCGGCGCCTTGCGCTTCTTGACCGCCTCACCCGCACCGGTGACGATGCCCAGGTGCTTGTGGGCCAGGCCCTTGTAGACCGCACCGGCCTGGCCGAACCTCCTGTCGCCGTCGGCCGGTTCCAGGTCGAGCGGACGGCCGGAGGTCCTGCCGATGCGCGCGTCGCTCATGTCGGTCGCGGACGCCAGGACCTCCTGGCCGAGGATCTCCCAGCCGTTCGGCCCGAAGCTCAGCATGTTCGTGACCTCGGGCAGCGTCCTGTCCGCCCCGGGGCCCATGTACTCCTCGTCGCCGAACCAGTCCATGGTGCCCTGGGCATGCTGGAACTCCAGCGCGTCCGCCATCCGGCTGCCGGGTGACTGGTAGTGCCAGGCCCGGAACATACCGGGCCCCTGGGAGCTCCCGGTGACGGCGAAGGCGCACCCGTTCATCGTGGCCGTGAAGACGAGCCCCGCGCCCGGAGCGTTCCCCGGCTCCCGCGGGATCTCCGTGTGGCCCACCTGCGTCTCGGGGTTGCTCGCGCCACCCGTGAGGTAGGGGACGTACGAGGAGTGGAGATAGCTGCTCCCGGGCTGGACGGGCGGCAGGTCCGGGTGCCCGACGAGCGCCTGCAGGAACGGGTACGCCGCCTGGTACTCCTGGTCGGCCACGTACATCTCCAGGGCCGGGGTCAGCAGGTACGCCGGGCCGGAACCCTGTCGCCGCGGGTCGGCCGTCAGGACGAACCAGTGCCGGGTGAGGCCGCCCAGGATCGCCCCGAGGCTGTCGTAGGCGGCGTTCAGGGCCGGCCGGCTCCAGCGCGCCTTCATGCCCGCCACCACGTCCATGGAGAGCATGTTGGCCGCCAGGAAGCCCCGAGGATCGGCGGTCAGGTCGTCCTCCACCGTGCGCTGCACCATGACCTCGGACGGCCCCGGGACGGTCCGGAGGGGCGCGGCCTCGTGCGCGGCGTCCTCCGTCCGGCGCTGGACCGGGGCCGGGCCCGAGACGACGCGCGCCGCGTTCGCCTCGGCTTCACGCTCGAAACGGTCGGAGGGGTCCGAGATCCGCAGCCCCGAGCCGTTGTCCGTTCCCGCGACCGGGCCCCGGCTCTGCTGGATCACATGGGTCAGCTCGTGGGCCATGGTGCGCCGGTCGGCCCCGCCCTTGCCGATGACGATGTGGTTGCCGGCGGTGTAGGCGCGGGCCCCGACCTCGGCGGCCGACGCCTGGGCGGCGGCATCGTCGTGGACCCGGACGCCGGAGAAGTCCGCGCCCATCCTGGGCTCCAGATCGGCGCGGAGGGCCGGGTCCAGCGGACGGCCGGCCCCGCGCAGCACGTCGGACACGGCCGAGCGCTGCACCGCGGGCCGCTGCGCGCTCCCGTGGCCGCAGCCCGCACCGTGCCGGTGCTCCTCCTCCTGCGCCCCCGGGTGTCCCGCCTGCCGGAGCATCTGCATGACAGCCCGGTTGCCGAGGCTCGACTGGAGCGGGAGCAGACTGCCGGCGTGCGGCGCGGCGGATGGCTGACGCCGCCCGGAGTCCGCCGCCGCTTTCGTGCCGGACCGCTCGTCCGCGTTCTCCCGGCCGCCCACTCGCACAACAAACTCCTCGCTCACTGCGGCGGTCCCCGCTCGCAACCGGATCCGGACGCGCGTCAGTGTCGGACAGCACGGGTCAACTCCGAAGCCCCACCAGGGTAGCCTGCTGGAAAGCCCCTTCAGCAGGCGGTACTTGTCCCCTCGGGCAATGCCGTTCCGGAGCCGGACAGGGGAACCGGACCGGCGGTGGAACGGAAGCCGGCCGCGCTGCGGCGGAGGCCGCCCGGAACCCTCACCACCCGCACGCGCCTCGTCCGGAACGTTCAGGAGGACGACGCGCATCCGATGGCTTGACCGCGATGTGAGACTTACGGCATGGGCAGGGGACGTGAGTCGCGGTGGGAGAAGGATGCGATGACGGTGGAGATCGTTTTCGCCCTGGTGACCGCCGCCGTGGCGGCCGGGGTGGTCTTTGCCGTCGCCTGGGCTCTCGCCCTCCTCCTCGGACTCTCCGGCTCGGCGGAGAGAGGCGTGACGGCAGGGGGCGCGCTGCTCGGAGCGGCGGCCGGAGTGTGGCGTCCGGTGCGGGTGCTGCTCCGGTTCGACGAGCAGCGCCGGATGGGCCACTGATTACAGGTCTTCCCCGGGAACGCTTCCGTGGCACCGGTGCCCTTGCGGCCCCTCGGGCCGCGCTTGAGATCCGCCCACAGGGAAATCGGCCGGGGGCTACGTGTTCCACGGCACGGTCACGGCCGCAGTGATCCGACTCGGGCTCCGGCCCTGAGCGGGCTCACTCCTTCCGAGACGATGCCCGGTAGAACAGCAGCAGCACGACGAACGAAACAACGGGGTAGACGCCCGCGCTCCACGGTTGCGGCACGGTCTTCCAGGCGGCAACCACTGCCACTGCGAACAGAACCCAGCTCGCGCCCAGCCACGGACGCTTGGACAGCGTGCTGCCCACGAAGGCTGAACAGCTCCGGAAACCGTCCCCCGTCGATCCCATGGCCAGACCATGACCTCAGCGGGGAGCACCCTCCGAGGTCCGCCTGGCAGGATCTCCTGGGCTGTCCCGGGCCTACGGGTTCCAGGGGCTGCTGCGAGATCGCGGTCCGTCCGGAAAGCCGGGCCGGCCCGGACTCGGGGGTGCATGCCCCGGTTCGGGCAGGGAGTGAACGCAGCGCAGGCACGGTCTCGGTGATCATGTGAGTGCCGAAGGCCCATGAAAAATCGGCGAGTCCGTGCCTGCTTCTGCATCGTCTGAAGACCACCGCCTTCGCCCGCCTCGACCAAGGGCTGTCCCATAACCGATCTTTGTGAGCACGAGAGTGGCTGGCCGGGATCGCATCCCAGGTTCCCTTCGGGGAGGAACTGACCTCGGTCAACCCGTGCGGCCGCACGACACAACAGCGGAGGGCAGGGGCCTTCCCGCCGGCGACGTGCGCACCTATCACCGGGGAAGATGAGCACCGCCCCTGTTATCGTGCGCCGATGTCAACGATCAAGCAGTTCCAAGTGACCTTCGACTGCGCGGAGCCTGCACGCCTCGCCGCCTTCTGGTGCGAGGTACTGGGGTACGTCGTACCGACGGTCCCGGAGGGCTTTGCCACGTGGGAGGAATACCACCGCTCGCTGCCGCCCGAGGACGAGATCTACTTCGCGTGTACTGATCCCTCGGGTGTGGCCCCGCGCCTGCTCTTCCAGCGAGTTCCCGAAGGCAAGGTCGTCAAGAACCGGGTGCACCTCTGTGTGCGGGCCGGCGCCGGGCTCGTGGGTGACGAGCGCCTGGCCACACTTGAGGCCGAATGCGCGCGGTTGACGACGCTGGGTGCGAAACACGTGCTGACGCAGCGCGCCGATGGCGACAACGAGTCGTGCATCACGATGCAGGACATCGAGGGCAACGAGTTTTGCCTCGACTGATCCTCCCCAGAGCATGCGAGGCGGGGAGCCGTCTCCCGTGGCCTTCTCAGGTCCCGCATGCGGCGGAAGCCATCCCGTGAGAGCGAGGTCGTACAGGCGGGCGACGCCGTGCGTCGCGTGGTGTACGCCGTTGCCTCCCAGGCGGCGGTCGCGCAGGATCTTCCAGGTCTTCATGCGGGCGAAGGCGTGCTCGACGCGGGCGCGGACCCGTTTGCGGCTCTTGTCGTGGGCCTGTTTCCAGCACCGTCCTCGTACGCGACTCCAAGGACCACGACGGCCCCGTGCTCTCCCTGACCCCGCACGGCTGGTCCGCCTTCGTCGCCCATACCGCCGGGAACTGACGCACCGACAGTCGGCAGTCCGGTGCGCGGACGGCCGGCCCGGCAGGCGGACCGGGCCGCCTGCGCACCGCCGTGGGCCCCGTCAGGTGACGTCGAAGGAAACTCGGAATTGCGGGGAACTTAACCCGGAATTGCGGAGAAGATGATTCCACGCCGCCCCCGAAAGCCCTTTCCGAGACGCTTCGAAAACATTGGCGGACCGCGCATTCCGCGGTTAATCTGAGCTCGCTCCGCCTGAGGGCGCAGCGGCTGCCGAAGCACTCCTGGGGAGGGGTGTTCCATGCGGCCATCGGGGGGCGGGGATTCGGGGGTGTTTTCGTCGCCCGGGGCCACGCGGGGGGAAAGGCCCCGGTGCGCCGGTGTGCCTGGCTTTTCGCACCGCTTCTTCCCGGTGCGGACGGACGGAATTCACGTGCGCACCGGCCGTTTCCCCGCTCCCGGTTTCCCGGAATCCACTGGTCGAAAAGTGAGGAATACCTGTGCGTCGCACGACTTCCGTCCTGCTGTCCCTGAGCACCCTGCTCGCCGTCTCCGCTCTGGCCGCGCCCGGGGTCCAGGCCGCCACTCCGAAGGCCGACGGCCCGGTAGCCGTTCCCAGCGGCTGGGAGGCGGTGGACGGCACCGAACTGGCCCGGATCGCCGGGGAGTCCGAGGAGCCCGGAGCCGGGCGGGCCCCGTTCGCCGCCGACGGCGGTGTCTCCACGACGGCCGTCGAGCCGGAACTCCTGTCCGTGCGGTCGGCGCGCAACGGGAAGTTCGTCGCCACGGAGGCGAGCTACCCGGCTCCGGACACCGGGGTGCTGCGGGCCCGTTCCGCCCAGGTCGGCGGGGGCTGGGAGGGCTTCGCCTTCGAGTGGGACGAGGCGAGCCAGACGTACGCCCTGCGGTCGCTGGCGAACAACCTCTACGTGGCGGTGGAGAAGAACTACACCGGCAGCGCGCAGAACGCGCTGCGGGCGCGTTCCGCCACGGCGGGCGGCTGGGAGCGTTTCGCCCTGTACTACAACGAGGGGCTGGACCGCTGGGCGCTCCAGTCCACGCTGAACGGGAAGTTCGTCGCCATGGAGAACGGCTACACCGGTTCGCTCCAGTACGCGCTGCGCGCCCGGTCGGCCGAGATCACCGGTTCCTGGGAGGAGTTCTCCCTCCAGGGTTACGGCGCCTGAGGCGCCCGGTCCCTCGCGTGGCGCCGGCGCCCCGGGGCCTGAGCACCGCGCCCCGGGGGGCTTCGGCCCGCCCCGAGCGACGTACAACTGTGCGAATTGTCGGTGGGGGTCGCTATGATCACGCGTGGCAAGGCTGTAGCGCAGAGGTCGTCGCGCCCACGCATCAAGCTGGAGGACGCCGGTTCGAATCCGGCCGGTCTTGCCGCCTGTTCATGGAGGGATGGCGCCGGCGTCCTGGGCGGGATGCGGACGTCACCGTCCGTCCCTGCCGGATCCCGGCCAGGGACTGGGGAGTTGTGATGTCGCAGCCGATGCCGGTGCGCTGTCCCGTGATCGAGCACCCGGATGTGCCGCTCGCCGACACGGCCCTGCTGGAACCGCTGCTGGGGCGGCTCGCGGCAGAACCGGGTGTCGAGGCCGACGAGGTGTTCCCGGTGGGGACGCTGCGGGCGGACGGGCGGGTCGACCTGTGCAAGCAGGGGCTCGGGGCCGCCGGTGCGGCCCGGGTGGTGCCCGCGCTCGCCGCGTCACCGCACGCCGTACACGCGCTGCTGGGCACCAACTCCCTCGGGGACGAAGGGGCCCGCTCGGTCGCGGAGGCGTTGCGGGAGCCCGGTCACGGGCTGCGGACCGTCTATCTGGGGTGCAACCGCATCGGGGCCGGGGGCGCCGCGGCGCTCGCCGGTGCGCTCGGTGCGGACGACACCGTCCGGGCCCTGTGGCTGAAGCGCAATCCGCTGGGTGACGCGGGGGTCCGGGCGCTGGCGCCGATGCTGGCCCGCAACACGTCGCTGCGCACCCTGGACCTCGTCAACACCGGGGTCGGCGCCGGGGGCCTGCGGGTGCTGCTGGAGGCCCTGCGGGAGCGGGAGCGGCCCGTGGAGCGGCTCTTCCTCGGCGGCAACGGACTCGGCGCGGACTGCGCGCCGCTGCTGGCCGCGCTGGTCCGCGAGGCGGGTGTGCGGGAGCTGTACCTGCCGGCCAACCACCTGGGGGACGCCGGGGCCGCGGTGCTCGCCGGGGCGGCCGACCCGGCCCGCCCGGTGCGCTTCGGGCTCGGCGGCAACGGCATCGGACCGGCGGGGGCGGACGGGCTGGCCGGCGCGCTCGGCGGGATCGAGGCGCTGGACCTGGGCCGCCCGATGTCGCAGCGCACTCTCGGGGCGCGGGGGAACACCATCGGTGACGCCGGTGTGCGGGCGCTGGCCGGTGCGCTGGCCGGTTCGCCGCTGCGGCGGCTGGAGCTGGCCCACACCGGGCTGACGGGCCGGGGCGCGAAGGACCTGCTGGCGGCCGTCGGCGACCGTTCGCGGCTGGAGTACGTGGGGCTGGGCCCGGGTCTGCCGCGCCGGGTGAAGCGGTCCTTCGCCGCGCGGCTGCGCCCGGACTCCGGCGCGCACGCGGACCTGCGGGCGATCCGGAGCGTCTACCGGTGAACCCGCTCAGGGGGGACGGCAACCTGACGCCGGAGGAGCGGGCGAACCTGCTGCGGGTGCGGCGGTACGCGGTGCCCCGCTGGATGATCGAGCGGGCGACCGGGCGGCGGCTCGCCGGGGACTGGCGGGGGGCGCTGGCGGCGGCCCGTGTCCGGGTGGCCTTCGACCCGGCGGAGGTGGCCGGCGCCTACGGGGCCGCCGTGGCCGGGGCCCTGACGGCCGATCTCCACCACCTGGTGCCCGATCTGGTGCGCTGGCACCTGCCCCGGGTGATGGGCGGCCGCTCGACGATCGCCACCGGCCGCACGGTGGTCCTGGCGGGGTACGGCGACGGTCCGGGGGCCGGCCTGCCGCGCTCGCCCTACCTGTACGTGGTCACCCCGGCGATGCAGGACGGGCCGCAGCGCCTCGTGCTGTGCTTCGGGCCCGTCGCGGGGAGCACGCCCTCGGGCACGCTGCCGGCCTCGGCCGACGACTGGCGCCCGCTGCGCCATCTGTGGGACGCCCGGTGCACGGCCGGGCTGCGCGCGGCGGCGACCGGGGGCGCGGCGGGGCGGATCCCGTTCCTGGACGACGCGGGCGCCCCGTACTCCCACCGGGACCCCGGGGCTCCCACGGACGACGCCGCGGCCCGGTCCGAGCGGGTGACGCTGCTGTTCCAGGACACCGGGACGGCCGAGGCGTTCGCGGAGGCGGGGGTGGAGTGGGACCCGGAACCGCCGGTGACGAAGCGCAGATGGCAGAGCGTGGACCCCGGGTCGGTCATCCGTCACCTCGCACCGGACATCCCCAGGCTGGAGTGGAGCGTACGGCGCTGGACGGCGGTGACCGGCACGGACCGCTTCCGGATCGGGGCCCACTGGTCGGCCCACGTCCTGCTGGAACTGACGGACCACGCGAACGGCGGGCGGCTGCGGGTGCGCACCGTCGCGAAGGAGGCGGCGGAGGGCCTCCCCTGTCTGCCGGGTCCGGCCTGGCAGCCGCTGCCCGACCTGCGGCTGCTGCGGGCCGGTGCGCTGCCCGCGCGCTGGCTGCACCCGCTGGTCGCCGGGGCGCTCTTCCCGCGTCTGGAGGGGCCGTTCGGCGCGCCGGGTCCGACGCCGCCCGCCCCGGTACGGGTGCGGTGCCGCGGTGAGTGGCACGAGGTCGTCCTCCGGGACGGGGTGCTGCGTTCCCCGCACTCCGAGGAGGAGCGGCAGCGGGAGGCCGCCATGCGGGCGTTCGGCGGTGCGGTCGCCGGCTGCTTCGCGGCCGAGCACGCGCTGACCTCCGGCACGGGCCGCCCGCCGAAGGCCCTGCGGGCCCAGCGGCGGGAGCTGTTCCTGCGTGCCCAGCACGGGGACACCCCGGGGGTGCTGGAGATGCTGGACACCGGGATGGACGTCCGGGTGCGCGGTGGCGGGCGGCGCGGCCTCCTCCATCTGCTGCCTCTGCTCGACCACGAGGTGCTGCTGCCCCGGCTGCTGGCGGCCGGGCTGGACCTGGAGGCCCGGGACCACCGCCACCGCACCCCGCTGGCCGCCGCCGTGGGCGAGGGGGGTTCGCCCGCCCTGGTGCGGGCGCTCCTCGGCGCGGGGGCGCGGATCGACGTGGTGGACCAGTCGGACCATTCGCTGGACCAGTTGATCCGGGCCTACCGGCGGTCGGACCTGGGCTTCCTGCGTGAGCGGGTGGAGAGGGAGCATCCGGGCATCGGGGCCGACTGGTTCGAGGAGTGGCACGACGCCGATGACGACGAGGGGCACGGCACACAGTGAGCACCACCACCCGGTCCGCCTCCCCCGCTTCCCCGTCCGGGCCGCTGTCCGGTGCGGACGAGCTCAACCGGCGGTTGGGCGGCATCCGGACGGAGCCCGCCGAAAGCCCCCAGCTGGAGGCGCTGGCGCTCGCGGTGTCGGCCAATCAGCCGGTGCTGCTGTGGGGCGAGCCGGGCATCGGCAAGTCGGCCGGCCTGGGGCAGCTGGCGGCGGGGCTCGGGCTGGAGCTGGAGACGGTCATCGCCAGCGTCCACGAGCCCTCGGACTTCGCCGGGCTGCCCGTCGTGGGTGAGGACCCGGCGGCGACCGGGGTGCCGATGGCGCCGCCGGACTGGGCCGTCCGCCTGGCGCGGGCCGGGCAGGGGCTGCTCTTCTTCGACGAGCTGTCCTCGGCTCCGCCGGCCGTGCAGGCCGCCCTGCTGCGGGTGGTGCTGGAGCGGCAGGTCGGCAGTCTCCGGCTGCCTTCGAGCGTACGGATCGTGGCGGCGGCCAATCCGCCGTCCAGCGCGGCCGACGGCTGGCACCTCAGTCCGCCGCTCGCCAACCGCTTCGTCCATCTGCGGTGGACACACGACCCGCGTACGGTCGCGCGCGGCATGGCCGGTACCTGGCCCGAGCCGTCCGTACCGGTGGTGGACCCGGGCAGGGTGCCGGGGGCGGCGGCGCGTGCCCGCGGCGCGATATCCGGCTTCCTGACCGCGCGGCCCGGCCTGGTGCACCACCTCCCCGCCGACGCGGAGAACCGGGGCCGGGCCTGGCCCTCCCCCCGGACCTGGGACATGGCACTGCGGCTGCTGGCCACCGGTTACGCCACGAAGGCGGGCCGGGAAGCGGTCGCCGCCGCGCTGACGGGGGCCGTCGGGGACGGAGCAGGTCTCGAACTCCTGTCCTATCTGGAGCATCTGGACCTGCCGGACCCCGACCGGGTGCTGGCCGACCCGGACGCCTTCGCGCTGCCCGAACGCGGGGACCGCCAGCTGGCGTTCCTGATCGCGGTGGTCTCCGCCGTGCGGGACGGCCTGACCAGGGAGCGCTGGGAGGCGGGCTGGGCGGTGCTGGCCAAGGCGGTGGACGCGGGCGTACCGGACGTGGCGGCGCGGGCGGCGGTCGATCTGGCGGCGATGCGCAGTCCCAACTGGCCGGTTCCGGCCGGGATCGACGGGTTCCTGGACCTGCTGCGGCAGTCCGGTGCCCTGCCCTCGGGGGGCTGAGCCCGCGTGGCGGGTCTGGACACGACGAAGCTGCTCGCGGCCCGCTACCGGGCGGCCGCCGACCGCCCGTACCTCGCCTCGGCGCTGTACGCGCTGACGGTGGTGGAGAGCGAGCGGGTCCCGACGATGGGTGTGGACCGGTACTGGCGCTGCTACGTGTCGCCCGCGTTCGTGGACCGTACGCCGGTGGCGGAGCTGGCGGGGGTGTGGGTGCACGAGGTGGCGCACCTGCTGCGCGACCACCACGGGCGGGCCGGACGGCTGCCGGCCGCCGACCAGCGCGACCGGCTCCGGGTCAACGTGGCCCAGGACTGCGAGATCAACGACGACCTGCTCGCGGACGGGCTGGCGCTGCCCCCGGGGCGGGTGGAGCCCCGGCTGTTCGGGCTCGCGGACGGGCAGCTCTTCGAGGCGTATCTGCCGGGACTCCCGGCGTTCCCCGAGATCCATGACTGCGGGCCGGGCGCCCACGGGCAGCCGGTGGAGTGGGAGGCGGGCGGCAAGGGCGGCCCCACCCGGATCGGTCCGGCCGAGGCGGACGCGCTGCGCCGCCGGACCGCCGAGGAGATGCGCGCCCACACGCGTGCGCGGGGCACGCTGCCGGGGGGCTGGAAGCGGTGGGCGGACGAGGTGCTCGAACCCGCCGTCGACTGGCGGCAGATGCTCGCCGGCGCGGTGCGGGAGGCCGCCGCCTGGGCGGCGGGCGCCGTGGACTACACCTATCGCAGGCCGTCCCGGCGCGGTGCCGCGCTGCGGGGCGTCGTCCTGCCGGGTCTGCGCCGGCCGCTGCCCCGGGTGGCGGTGGTGATCGACACCTCGGGGTCGATGGGCGAGGAGGAACTGGGGTCCGCGCTGGCCGAGGTCACCGGGGTGCTGCGGGAGGTGGGCGTCCGGGGCAACCGGGTCACCGTGCTGGCCTGTGACGCCGATGTGCGGGCGGTGTCGCGGGTGGCGGCCACGGAGCAGATCACGCTGGACGGGGGCGGCGGGACGGACATGCGGGCGGGGATCACGGCGGCCCTGGCCGGCCCGGAGAGGCCGGGGGTGGTGATCGTCCTGACGGACGGGTGCACCCCGTGGCCTCAGGAGCCGGTCTCGTGCCGTGTGATCGCCGCCCTGATCGGCCCGTCGGCGCCCCCGCCGCCCGCGTGGGTGGAGACGGTACGCGTCCCGGCGTGAGCCGGCGGAGGAGGGCCGCGGGACACGGGCGGGGGTACGGGCGGAACGGACGCCCGGGGTGCGGGACGGCCCGCGGACCCGACCGCCCCGCACCCACGGCCCGTGGAGCTGACCACCCCGCACCCGCGGCCCGCGGGCAGGGCCGCGCCGCACCCCCCTTTGCCCGCGGGCAGGGCCGTCCGTGCCTCCGGGGCCGCTCCCGGGCGGGCCTACCCGCCGGTCAGGGCGGAGGGGATGTCCACGTAGTCCTTGAACTGGACCGAGACCGTGTGCCGGTCCGCGGACCAGTTCCGGACGGTCAGGGTCTCGCGCACGCCGTCCGCCCCGCGCGGGGTCTGGGTGACGGCTACGGAGCCGTCGGCCTGTGCGGTGGCCGGGAGGGAGAGGTCGGTGGCCGTCAGGAACGGGACCCGGTCGAAGGGCGGGAGCGCGGCGTCCAGGTGGCTCTGCCCGTCGCAGTCCTTGTCGAACGCGAACAGGCCGAGGATCTGCCGGAGCCGTGGTGAGACGGCCGGGTTGAGCACGTCCGTCCCCCCGATGCTCAGCCGGTCGTCGTCCGCCGTGCCCGACCACCACTCCTTCGCCCGGACGACGGTGAGCGCCGTACGGCCGGGGCAGGCGTCGATCCGGTCCGCGACACCGCCGGGCGGGGAGACCAGCAGCCGGACGAAGTGGTCGCTGCGTTCGAACGGTTCGGTGTAGAAGTGGTTGGTCCGCTCCCCCGGGCGGACGAAGGCCAGTTCGTAGTGTCCGCGCCCGTCGACGCCCAGCGGCCCGAAGGCACCGTCCGCGCCGGTCCGTACGACGCGCAGCGGCAGGAGCCCCCGGCGTGCTCCGGTGGCCGGGTCCAGCCGCCAGAGTTCGAGGCGGCCCGCGAGGCCGGTGTTCTGCGGGAAGTGCGCGACCCGGCCGGAGATCCGGACCCGGTCCGGCGGTTCGGGCAGGACCCGGGTCGTCAGGGGCGGCCTGCCGCGGAGGAACGCGTAGACGTGCGCGAAGCTCTCGGCCGAGGTCGCGCTCTGGGTGTGCGCGGCGTCCGGCTCGTACACGTTGACCGCTCCGCCGATCGATCCCTCCGGCTGGAGGCTCGACCAGATGGCGAGGGTGGGTACCCCGCCCGGTGGCGCGTCGGCGCTGCGGCCGTCCAGGTTCACGTATCCGGCGACCTCCGCCGCCCGTGCGGGGTCGGCGAGGTAGGCGTGCGCCACGCGGGTGCCGCGTGAGTGCGCCAGGAGGTCCACCCGGTCGGCACCGGTACGGGCCCGTACGGAGTCGACCAGGTGCTCCAGGGACTCGACGGCGTGGTCGTCGGTGGCGGCGGAGGTGTCCCACTCGTGGACGTACAGCTGGTCGTCCCGGTAGCCGTTGCTGGAGAACCGCTTCGCCTGCGACTCCCACTGCTGTGCCGAACCGTGCTGGCCGTGCACGAAGATCACCGGGTTGACCGCGGACCGTACGGCGGGAACCGGCCCGGTGACGGCGGCGGGTCTTCCGGGTGCGGCGGCTCCGGTCGCGGCGGCGGTGGGGGCGGCCGGCGCCGCGAGGGCTCCGGCGAGCGCCAGGAGCACCGCGAGCAGGGCGATCCGGCCGGGGTGGCGATGGATGGTCGGGGGTGCGGGCATGTTCTCCTCCGGGTCGCGTCGTGGGGCGCGTGTCGGAGTCGGAAACTACGGCCGGGGCCCGCCCGTCCACCAGGCGTCGGCGTGAGGCTGAGACGGCGGTCTCAGCCGGTGCGCGGTGGCGCTCAGCGGGTTTGCCGGAGCACCGCGCGGGCAGCGCGTTCGGCGAGTCCGAGGCCGAGCCGGCGGCTGCTGAGGAGTTCGGCGTAGAGCGCGGACTCGACGATCCGCACGTAGAGGTAGGCCAGTTCGTCGGCGCCGGCCGCCGTCCAGAGCGGTGTGCCGTCCCCCGCCTCCAGCAGGATGTTCCGCTGGGCGAGGACGGCCCGCCGGTGTACGCGGCCGCCGGTCAGCAGGCGCCGCGCGGTGTCGGGTTCGGCGCGCAGGAAGGACCGGAAGGGGGCGGAGCCCCGCAGGGCGGTGACGAAGTCGCGGGTGATCTCCAGGACCCCGTCGACACCGGTGCGGGTGCGTCTTCCGCGGGCGCGGGCCAGCAGCCGGTCCGCCAGCGCCCACAGCACGTCGGCCAGGAGCCGGTCCCGGCTGCCGACCACGCGGTAGAGGGTCGCCCGGCTGATCGCGAGGTCCCGGGCGACCGCGTCCATGTCGAGGGTGCCGTGCCGCACGAAGTACCGGCAGGCGCTGTGCACGACGTGGGCCCGGCTCACCACGCGCCGGGAAGGTGCCGTACGCGGCATGGCAGGCTCGCCTTCTGTGACGGCTCGCCCCGGCGGCCCCGGGCGAGGGCCGGTGTACCTTACCGTGCGCCCGCCGGCCGGTACGGGCGTTTCCCGGGCCCGCGCCCGCCGGACCCGGCTCCGCGCCGCCCCGCTCAGCCCGGCAGCACCACCGTGCGCTGGGCCGAGAAGTCGCCCCAGGTGCCGTCCGGCAGCTTGGGCCGGAGCTTCAGTGAATAGCGGGTGCCGGGCGGGTCGGTGAGGGTCAGCCGGTAGGTGGCGCGGCCGGCCGGCGGGGTGCCGCCCCAGACGATGGTGGTGGTCAGCTCGCCGTCCAGGTACAGCTGGTAGGCGGGGATGGTTCCGCCGGTGTCCGGCTGGTCCCAGGACAGGTCCACGACGTACTCCCCGCCCTCGGCCGCCGTCTTCGTCCGGAGCCCGGTGGGGGCGGTGCTCGCGGGGGCGCCCGGGGCGGACGGGGTGGTGAGGTCGAGGGGTTCGCTGTCGGGCGAGGAGCGGTCGGAGGCGTCGCGGGCGCGGACGGTGAAGGTGTAGACGGTGCCGGGCCGCAGTCCGGTGAGCTCGGCCTTGGTCGCGGTGGCCGC
This DNA window, taken from Streptomyces nitrosporeus, encodes the following:
- a CDS encoding QsdR family transcriptional regulator, whose product is MPRTAPSRRVVSRAHVVHSACRYFVRHGTLDMDAVARDLAISRATLYRVVGSRDRLLADVLWALADRLLARARGRRTRTGVDGVLEITRDFVTALRGSAPFRSFLRAEPDTARRLLTGGRVHRRAVLAQRNILLEAGDGTPLWTAAGADELAYLYVRIVESALYAELLSSRRLGLGLAERAARAVLRQTR